TAATCATGAGCTACGGCAAATCATCAGAAGTTTTGTAGAtcttacaaaaaagaaagtgccaaaaaaaaaacactgagaaatttttagattgaactcagaaattttctagaaaaaaattctgggaaatttctgagtccataaagtcaaaatgtttttgactcttaaagctcagaaatttcccaatcaattctagaacatttctgaggttaatctaaaattttacaattttttattttttttggggcAGACATGTCCTCCTTTGATTTCATATCTACAACGGCCCTATGTGATGTAAATCAGATGaagaatttcatgttttttgttggggttttttctgctCCATGTGAGAGTTACCAAAACATTCTGCTTGCTCctgtttctcagttttgttGATAGTTGATCTTTAGAAGGATGAATAATTAAAGATTCCTCCCTGACTTTCCATCCTGGAAGGTGTGGAGCAGAAGATGACCAGTTTGTCCCAGCTGAAGGTGAAAGGTCTGCAGAGCCATACTTCCACTATGAAGCCCTGAGAAAGtataactaaataaatcttCAAAGAATTCTTGttctcattattgtggcatttagccCATTAAAACTCCTCTCAGTAACACTAACtgatctaaaacagaaaacgttCAGCCTGGTTTAATGTCAGACTGGGAGGAAGAAGTGATGTGTCTTTTGTTCACAATATATAAATAtctcttcttatttttatttttcctctttcgTAGGTATTTCTGTGGTTTTGGATTTGACTCCAAACTACCAGGGTTCATCTGGACCCTGGTTCTCCAGAGGCAGCGTAACAAACGTAGCAGAGAGACTGAAGGTAACGACCGACTTCTTTAGAGCTGGAGACCCACATGAGCTAAATGTACAGGAAGTCATCAACATGAGGTAGAAGTCAGCTAGGAAACCCACCAAAATTATGATGTGCCACAGCTgcttgtaaatatatatatatatacatatatataaaaaattcccttctcacccaccgcgggtggtgattcttcttcctcttagcctCTCCTGGGAGCTTGAGGTTCTgtagtatcttggctgtgcctaggactgcacatttctggactgagatgtctgatgttgctcctgggatctgttgtagccactgttccagtttgtgGACAGAGGGCCCCGAGGTCccatgaccacaggcaccactgtagTTCCTTAGCCACATACAACAAgaacagaatatatatatatatatatatatatatatatatatatatatatatatatatatatatatatatatatatatatatatatatatattaaaatggACTTAAATTTTTTACTGGTCCCTGTAAGAAATGAcaagttttaagttttacttAGCTTAAACTTTGTCATATTTAGTCAAGGTACAGCCTGAAGCTGCAGTACATTTTATAATCGCAAAGTTTAAAAAGGGaagtttgtggtaaaatcaccCTGATATGAATAATATATCTATTTCTTTATAGATCTCTATATATAGGCTGCAGGATCAAAATGAAAgttaaattgtacatttaagTCACTCAGTGTCACCTACAGATTATTTTAGGTTCAGCATAGAGAATTGTGAAGAGAAACTTGAAGTGTTTAATAAGATGAACATTGAGTGACTCGTGTCCCTGCGGCTCCAGTCTGCCCTGGTGTTCTGGCTGAACGAAGGAGTGGACGGAGTCCAGCTGTCTGGAGTGGAGCAGCTGGCCAGCGCGGTCCCAGCCCTCTGGGCCGACATCCGGGCCATCGTCCAGAACGGGACAGACCAGGATCTGAGAGGCGGGTCAGAAAGGTGTGGGGGTTCATCtgtaacctctgacctctgatagCAACAggctttttccttttgttccaAAACCCAAATGATGGTTCCTGCTTCCCACATCACATGTTAAAGAGAGGATTAAAAATGTCACACATTGAGCTCTGCTTTTATTAGTAAATGTACGTTTTCATAAATTTtgattcaattattttaatagagAGGAACGACTTCATCTTTAAAGAATACTCTGTCCCCTTCCTGCTGCTCATTCTAACTTTgctttttcaaactgaaatatttgatCAGGCAAAAACTTAAAACTCCTTAAAGCTTTAGAGAATGATGgatgtttcattttcttgttcttgtcttgatgaagttttttatttattattatcttaGCATATGTTTCAAGAAACATATGCTAAATGTTTCTAAacatgcagatttttaaaaactggttaAATGTCTGGGTTTTAAAAATACCTCTGGTAGCAGAAATGAGCAGCTTCCTGTGAGTTGTGGATTTAATCCGTGTCTGCGTCTTTCAGACTCCTGCTTGGCGTCACAGAAAGCTCCTCTGCTGACGGCGTGTCTGCTCTTCTGTCCTCCACTGGAGTGGACCTCCTCATATCCAAAGTTCTGACCGCAGGCGGCCCAGAGCCCGCCCGCTACGCCCACACCATCCAGAGGCTCTACTCCAACCACACGCAGACCAACCTGGCCTGGAATCTGGGGGGGCGAGACGACGGTCACCTGGCCTCATTAGTTCCCCCAGCTCATGTCAAACTgtaccagctgctgctgctgacgcTGCCTGGGACGCCTGTCTTCAGCTACGGAGACGAGATCGGCCTGATGGACGGGGTGAGAGCCGCTCAGCTGGCAAACAGACCTGCTCTGAGATGTTGCTCAACAGGAAATACATCCTGAAGTTCCTTTAGTAAAATTTGCATCTCTTATTAATTTCTGACTAGTTTTGAATTAGAAACTGTtcaactgtttgtttgttttttctaatcTTTTCATGTTTGCATTAGGAAACCAAGTTTCCCACGATGCTTTGGGACTTTGAAGAGGAACTGAATGGAACTCTGCGGGTAATCTGTCACCAGGATCTAATGCTCACATGCTTCACAGTGTTTAAATAATTATGTAGTTTTACTCTTCTCCCTTTAGGGTGACTTTAGAGTCTGTTTAGGAACTGCAGGTGAAAAACTCTGACATTCTGTacctgtaataaaaataaaaatacatcagtgTAGTCACTTAAATCTTCTGGGAATTTGTTGCTGACAAAATTCCCGTatcttttgtagttttaaactTAACTTACCGAAGGCTTGTTTGTGACTAAGGAAGGTTGCGGCACAATTTTTCATAGATTACAGGGAATATCCAACAAACACACCCAGGGGCGTCACTAGCTTTTGAGGACAAGGGGGCCATAGCCCCCCAGAAGAGGCACAAGATTTGAGAAAACACAGCAGGCGAGTTCACTTCTCAAACAGCAATACATGCAGAAAAATTgcttttacactttaaaaatattctattcACATTCTGGCCacaataatttgaatttattggtagtttctctttttgtagaaaaaaaaatcgacACAACCCCCTAAATTATTTAGGGGGCCTTGAGAATATTTTAGGCCCCTAAAATGGCCCTCTGGTCCGACCTGAATCCTGACGtctcctctctgtgtttctgtctccaGGAGGATCAGGCTGACAGGCTGTCCCTCCGCAACTTCTTCCGCTCTGTCAGCGAGCTGCGGGCCAAACAGCGCTCCCTCCTTCACGGagacttcctcctcctctccaactcctcctcctctctggcGTACCTGCGGGTCTGGGATCAGAACGACCGCTACCTGGCTGCCTTCAACTGGGGGccggaggaggaggtggtgctGCAGATGAGCGAAGCGGCGCTGCCTCGGCATGCTGTCGTGGCCCTCAGCACCAACAGCAGC
This is a stretch of genomic DNA from Gambusia affinis linkage group LG16, SWU_Gaff_1.0, whole genome shotgun sequence. It encodes these proteins:
- the LOC122846610 gene encoding 4F2 cell-surface antigen heavy chain-like, with translation MNTEETNVEMKDAQSISAEQKDGPDAAPDAARAAVDADATEADVSEADLDQEEQEKQPMTADGDRPPEAPPEDREEVDAEKNGSVKLKILDEEETFTGLNKEELLRVAGTPGWVRTRWALLLVFWLGWLGMLVGAVLILLQAPRCRELPATSWWNEGPLYQIGNIHAFTDTHNLKGVEQKMTSLSQLKVKGISVVLDLTPNYQGSSGPWFSRGSVTNVAERLKSALVFWLNEGVDGVQLSGVEQLASAVPALWADIRAIVQNGTDQDLRGGSERLLLGVTESSSADGVSALLSSTGVDLLISKVLTAGGPEPARYAHTIQRLYSNHTQTNLAWNLGGRDDGHLASLVPPAHVKLYQLLLLTLPGTPVFSYGDEIGLMDGETKFPTMLWDFEEELNGTLREDQADRLSLRNFFRSVSELRAKQRSLLHGDFLLLSNSSSSLAYLRVWDQNDRYLAAFNWGPEEEVVLQMSEAALPRHAVVALSTNSSALPEGSSVDLTELRLGPGQAALIKLPHAG